A section of the Caballeronia sp. M1242 genome encodes:
- a CDS encoding hydroxymethylglutaryl-CoA lyase, with protein sequence MLPTKVKIVEVGPRDGLQNEKEFVSTETKVELVNRLARAGVVNVEATSFVSAKWVPQMADAAAVMARIERRPGTIYSVLTPNMRGFEGALEAKADEVVIFGAASEAFSQKNINCSIAESIARFEPVAKAAKDAGMRLRASISCALGCPYQGEVSVASVVDVVERMKALGCDEIDIADTIGVATPKRTREVVAAASKVFPRERLSGHFHDTYGQAIGNIYAALLEGIEIFHASVAGLGGCPYAKGATGNVATEDVVYLMNGLGIETGVKLDELVEIGDFISRAIGKPSASRAGRALLAKKKSGEVCV encoded by the coding sequence ATGCTTCCCACCAAAGTAAAAATCGTCGAAGTCGGACCGCGCGACGGTCTGCAGAACGAGAAGGAATTCGTCTCGACCGAAACGAAGGTCGAGCTCGTGAACCGGCTCGCGCGCGCGGGCGTCGTGAATGTCGAGGCCACGTCGTTCGTATCGGCCAAGTGGGTGCCGCAAATGGCCGACGCCGCCGCCGTCATGGCCCGCATCGAGCGCCGGCCGGGCACGATCTACTCCGTGCTCACGCCGAACATGCGCGGCTTCGAAGGCGCGCTCGAAGCGAAGGCCGACGAGGTCGTCATCTTCGGCGCGGCAAGCGAGGCGTTCTCGCAGAAGAACATCAATTGCAGCATCGCGGAAAGCATCGCGCGTTTCGAGCCAGTTGCGAAAGCCGCGAAGGACGCCGGCATGCGGCTGCGCGCGAGCATTTCGTGCGCGCTCGGCTGCCCGTATCAGGGCGAAGTGAGCGTGGCGTCCGTCGTGGATGTCGTCGAGCGCATGAAGGCGCTCGGCTGCGACGAGATCGACATCGCCGATACCATCGGCGTCGCCACGCCGAAGCGCACGCGCGAAGTGGTCGCGGCGGCGTCGAAGGTGTTTCCGCGCGAGCGCCTGTCCGGCCACTTTCACGATACGTACGGCCAGGCCATCGGCAACATCTATGCGGCGCTGCTCGAAGGCATCGAGATTTTTCATGCGTCGGTCGCGGGGCTCGGCGGCTGTCCGTACGCGAAGGGCGCGACGGGTAATGTGGCGACCGAAGACGTCGTGTATCTGATGAACGGGCTCGGCATCGAGACCGGCGTGAAACTCGATGAGCTCGTCGAGATCGGTGACTTCATTTCGCGCGCAATCGGCAAGCCGAGCGCATCCCGCGCCGGCCGCGCGTTGCTGGCGAAGAAAAAGAGCGGCGAAGTCTGCGTCTAA
- a CDS encoding glyoxylate/hydroxypyruvate reductase A, whose protein sequence is MKIIFYEQHTDTDAWLRDFARELPEADVRVWQPGDTAHADYAVVWRAPRELFADRPDLKAVFNLGAGVDAILDVERKEPGTLPPNAMLVRLEDTGMAQQMVEYATYAVLRFMRRFDEYDAQQREGRWQKLPQHARGTFTVGVLGLGVLGAEVARALVGLGVPVRGYSRTPKDIAGVEVFAGAEQFDAFLDGAKMLINLLPHTPDTEGILNARAFGKLARGAYLVNVARGPHVVDADLLAALDSGQLSRAMLDVFHAEPLPADHPFWRHPRVSVTPHISAETLRQESVVQIAAKIRALARGEAISGIVDFERGY, encoded by the coding sequence ATGAAGATCATCTTCTACGAGCAGCACACCGACACCGACGCCTGGCTGCGCGACTTCGCGCGCGAACTGCCGGAAGCGGACGTGCGCGTATGGCAACCGGGCGACACCGCGCACGCCGACTATGCGGTCGTGTGGCGCGCGCCGCGCGAGCTGTTCGCCGATCGTCCGGATCTTAAGGCCGTGTTCAATCTCGGCGCGGGCGTCGATGCCATTCTGGATGTGGAGCGCAAGGAGCCGGGCACGCTGCCGCCCAACGCGATGCTCGTGCGTCTGGAAGACACCGGCATGGCGCAGCAGATGGTCGAATACGCGACTTATGCCGTGCTGCGCTTCATGCGCCGCTTCGACGAATACGACGCGCAGCAACGCGAAGGCCGCTGGCAGAAACTCCCGCAGCATGCGCGCGGGACCTTCACGGTCGGCGTGCTGGGACTCGGCGTGCTCGGCGCTGAAGTGGCGCGTGCGCTGGTCGGTCTCGGCGTGCCGGTGCGCGGCTACAGCCGCACGCCGAAGGACATCGCAGGCGTTGAGGTTTTCGCCGGTGCCGAACAATTCGACGCCTTCCTCGACGGCGCGAAGATGCTCATCAACCTGCTGCCGCATACGCCGGATACGGAAGGCATCCTGAATGCTCGCGCGTTCGGCAAGCTCGCGCGCGGCGCGTATCTGGTGAATGTGGCGCGCGGCCCGCATGTCGTCGACGCCGACCTGCTCGCCGCGCTCGACAGCGGGCAGTTATCCCGCGCGATGCTCGACGTCTTCCATGCGGAGCCGCTGCCCGCCGATCATCCGTTCTGGCGGCATCCGCGCGTCAGCGTCACGCCGCACATATCGGCGGAGACGTTGCGCCAGGAAAGCGTCGTGCAGATCGCCGCGAAGATCCGGGCGCTCGCGCGTGGCGAAGCGATCAGCGGCATCGTGGATTTCGAGCGCGGTTACTGA
- a CDS encoding VOC family protein: protein MSDLPDESAGRFEHADHSRTQRTLQPFHLAFPVTSLENARAFYGELLGCPEGRSSPEWVDFDFFGHQLVAHLSPDEARPAAKNAVDGDAVPVRHFGVVLSMSDWHALAERLKGVGTKFIIEPHIRFKGEVGEQATMFFLDPCGNALEFKAFNDIGQLFAK from the coding sequence ATGTCCGATCTACCCGATGAATCCGCCGGCCGCTTCGAGCACGCGGACCATTCGAGGACGCAACGCACGCTGCAGCCGTTCCATCTCGCCTTTCCCGTCACCAGTCTCGAGAACGCCCGCGCGTTCTACGGCGAGTTGCTCGGCTGTCCCGAAGGACGCAGTTCGCCGGAGTGGGTGGATTTCGATTTCTTCGGGCATCAACTGGTCGCGCATCTGTCGCCCGACGAGGCACGCCCCGCCGCGAAGAACGCGGTCGATGGCGACGCCGTGCCGGTGCGCCACTTCGGCGTCGTGCTCTCGATGAGCGACTGGCACGCGCTCGCCGAGCGTCTGAAGGGCGTGGGGACGAAGTTCATCATCGAGCCGCATATCCGCTTCAAGGGCGAAGTCGGCGAGCAGGCGACGATGTTCTTCCTCGATCCGTGCGGCAACGCGCTGGAATTCAAGGCGTTCAACGACATCGGCCAGTTGTTCGCCAAGTGA
- a CDS encoding alpha/beta hydrolase, translated as MNMNDEPLRRPVLVTVPGLHGSEGAHWQSWLERQYEEASRVEQADWDAPHLDEWASAVEARLDALQRPAVLAAHSFGCLAVAHAFRRARSRALSRVTGVLLVAPASPDKFRLAGRFEPQRLVVPSIVVGSETDPWMPIDRARDLAQHLGSAFVNFGDAGHINTAAGFGPWPHAKYLVDTLAHYAPPEANGERERLQREHAYG; from the coding sequence ATGAACATGAACGACGAACCCTTGCGGCGGCCGGTGCTCGTGACCGTGCCCGGACTGCACGGCAGCGAAGGCGCGCACTGGCAGAGCTGGCTGGAGCGGCAATACGAGGAGGCATCGCGCGTCGAGCAGGCCGACTGGGACGCGCCGCATCTCGACGAGTGGGCGAGCGCCGTCGAAGCGCGCCTCGACGCGTTGCAGCGGCCCGCCGTGCTCGCCGCGCACAGCTTCGGCTGTCTTGCGGTCGCGCATGCGTTCAGGCGTGCGCGCAGCCGCGCGCTCTCGCGCGTGACCGGCGTGTTGCTGGTCGCGCCGGCGAGCCCCGACAAGTTCCGGCTCGCGGGCCGGTTCGAGCCACAGCGACTTGTCGTGCCGTCGATCGTGGTCGGCAGCGAGACGGACCCGTGGATGCCGATCGACCGGGCGCGCGATCTCGCGCAGCATCTGGGCAGCGCGTTCGTGAATTTCGGCGATGCCGGGCACATCAACACGGCGGCGGGCTTCGGGCCGTGGCCGCACGCGAAGTATCTCGTCGATACGCTCGCGCACTACGCTCCGCCCGAGGCGAACGGCGAGCGCGAGCGGTTGCAGCGTGAACATGCGTATGGCTGA
- a CDS encoding sulfate ABC transporter substrate-binding protein, with the protein MAAFRQIALATLMMATGVAHADTTLLNVSYDVTRELYKDIDAAFVADYKKRTGETVSVRQSHGASSAQALSVMQGLQADVVTMNQPNDIDLLAERGQLVPANWRTRLPNGSAPYTTTMVFLVRHGNPKHIKDWSDLARPGVQAVIANPKTSGNGRYTYLAAWGYKKQQGATDAQAQDFEKAIFANVPVLDTGGRGATTTFTQRGIGDVLVTFENEVGLIEAGAGAKDFDAVYPSSSLLAEPPVSIVDKVVDKRGTRKQAQAYLDFLYTPQAQEIIAQHHLRPRNADVLAKHASEFKPLKTFTVEQVFGSWQKAQQTHFADGGTFDQIVADKK; encoded by the coding sequence ATGGCGGCATTCAGGCAAATCGCGCTCGCGACATTGATGATGGCGACGGGCGTCGCGCACGCGGACACTACGCTGCTCAACGTCTCCTACGACGTGACGCGCGAGCTATACAAGGACATCGACGCCGCCTTCGTCGCGGACTACAAGAAGCGCACCGGCGAGACCGTATCGGTGAGGCAGTCGCATGGCGCGTCGAGCGCGCAGGCGTTGTCGGTGATGCAGGGCTTGCAGGCGGACGTGGTGACGATGAACCAGCCGAACGACATCGACCTGCTCGCCGAGCGCGGGCAACTCGTGCCGGCCAACTGGCGCACGCGCCTGCCGAACGGCAGCGCGCCGTACACCACGACGATGGTGTTCCTCGTGCGCCACGGCAACCCGAAGCACATCAAGGACTGGAGCGATCTGGCGCGCCCCGGCGTGCAGGCGGTGATCGCGAATCCGAAGACATCGGGCAACGGACGCTACACCTATCTCGCGGCGTGGGGCTACAAGAAGCAGCAGGGCGCGACCGACGCGCAGGCGCAGGACTTCGAGAAGGCGATCTTCGCGAACGTGCCGGTGCTCGACACGGGCGGCCGCGGCGCGACGACGACGTTCACGCAGCGCGGCATCGGCGATGTGCTCGTGACCTTCGAAAACGAAGTGGGGCTGATCGAAGCGGGCGCGGGCGCGAAGGACTTCGACGCGGTGTATCCGTCGTCGAGCTTGCTGGCGGAGCCGCCGGTTTCGATCGTCGATAAGGTGGTGGACAAGCGCGGCACGCGCAAGCAAGCGCAAGCGTATCTCGACTTCTTGTACACGCCGCAGGCGCAGGAGATCATCGCGCAGCATCATTTGCGGCCGCGCAACGCGGACGTGCTCGCGAAGCATGCGAGCGAGTTCAAGCCGCTGAAGACGTTTACGGTGGAGCAGGTTTTTGGAAGCTGGCAGAAGGCGCAGCAGACGCATTTTGCGGATGGCGGGACGTTCGATCAGATCGTCGCCGACAAAAAATAA
- the bioB gene encoding biotin synthase BioB translates to MTQTLTAGTAQHANHAQAHTPTQAPARWRVADVVALYELPFNDLLYRAQTVHREHFDPNAVQLSTLLSIKTGGCEEDCAYCPQSVHHDTGVKADKLMEVDAVLKAAETAKANGATRFCMGAAWRNPKDRHLEPIKEMIRGVKAMGLETCVTLGMLESHQAQALRDAGLDYYNHNLDTSPQFYGQIISTRTYQDRLDTLEHVRDAGINVCCGGIVGMGESRRERAGLISQLANMEPYPESVPINNLVQVAGTPLTGTEALDPFEFVRTIAVARITMPKAMVRLSAGREQMNEALQALCFAAGANSIFYGDQLLTTSNPQAEADRKLIERLGMRAEAAHETAARHCGD, encoded by the coding sequence ATGACGCAGACTCTTACTGCCGGCACCGCTCAACACGCTAATCACGCTCAAGCACACACGCCGACGCAAGCGCCCGCGCGCTGGCGCGTCGCGGATGTCGTCGCGCTCTACGAACTGCCGTTCAACGATTTGCTGTATCGCGCGCAGACCGTGCATCGCGAGCACTTCGATCCGAACGCCGTGCAGCTTTCCACGCTGTTGTCGATCAAGACGGGCGGCTGCGAGGAAGATTGCGCGTACTGCCCGCAGTCCGTGCATCACGACACGGGCGTGAAGGCCGACAAGCTGATGGAAGTGGATGCCGTGCTGAAGGCTGCCGAAACCGCGAAGGCCAACGGCGCGACGCGCTTTTGCATGGGCGCGGCGTGGCGCAATCCGAAGGACCGCCATCTGGAGCCGATCAAGGAAATGATTCGCGGCGTGAAGGCGATGGGCTTGGAGACGTGCGTGACGCTCGGCATGCTGGAGTCGCATCAGGCGCAGGCGCTGCGTGATGCGGGCCTCGATTACTACAACCACAACCTCGACACGTCGCCGCAGTTCTACGGCCAGATCATCTCGACGCGCACGTATCAGGACCGCCTCGATACGCTGGAGCACGTGCGCGATGCGGGCATCAACGTGTGTTGCGGCGGGATCGTTGGCATGGGCGAATCGCGTCGCGAGCGTGCGGGGCTGATCTCGCAGCTCGCGAACATGGAGCCGTATCCGGAGTCGGTGCCGATCAACAATCTCGTCCAGGTGGCGGGCACGCCGCTGACCGGCACCGAGGCGCTCGATCCGTTCGAGTTCGTGCGCACGATCGCGGTGGCGCGCATCACGATGCCGAAGGCGATGGTGCGTCTGTCGGCTGGCCGCGAGCAGATGAACGAGGCGTTGCAGGCGCTGTGCTTCGCGGCGGGCGCGAATTCGATTTTCTACGGCGATCAACTGCTGACGACGAGTAATCCGCAGGCGGAAGCGGACCGGAAGCTCATCGAGCGGCTGGGGATGCGGGCGGAAGCGGCGCACGAAACGGCGGCGCGGCACTGCGGAGATTGA
- the bioD gene encoding dethiobiotin synthase encodes MTALSLFVAGTDTEIGKTFVSCALLHGFARTGLRAAAMKPIASGAVMRDGMLHNEDADQLDAAATVALPPDMRTPFMMREPIAPHIAAAREGIALDIGRIVDAHREASTRADIVVVEGVGGFRVPLDETHDTADLAVALKVPVVLVVGMRLGCISHALLTAEAIAARGLTLAGWVANRVDPTMLYPDENIATLKQRIAAPLLGVIPHLTSRDAARAADHLDVRTLLDTLHLKD; translated from the coding sequence ATGACCGCTTTATCCCTTTTCGTCGCCGGCACCGATACGGAGATCGGCAAGACCTTCGTCTCCTGCGCGCTGCTTCACGGCTTCGCTCGCACGGGCCTTCGCGCCGCCGCGATGAAGCCGATCGCCTCGGGCGCCGTCATGCGCGACGGCATGCTGCACAACGAAGACGCCGACCAACTGGACGCCGCCGCGACCGTCGCGCTGCCGCCCGACATGCGCACGCCGTTCATGATGCGCGAGCCGATCGCGCCGCATATCGCCGCGGCGCGCGAAGGCATCGCGCTGGATATCGGGCGCATCGTGGATGCGCATCGCGAGGCTTCGACGCGCGCGGATATCGTCGTGGTAGAAGGCGTCGGCGGCTTTCGCGTGCCGCTCGACGAGACGCACGACACCGCCGATCTCGCCGTCGCGCTGAAGGTGCCGGTGGTGCTCGTCGTCGGCATGCGGCTCGGCTGCATCAGCCATGCGCTGCTGACCGCCGAAGCGATTGCAGCGCGCGGGCTGACACTCGCGGGCTGGGTGGCCAATCGCGTCGATCCGACTATGCTGTATCCCGACGAAAACATCGCCACGCTCAAGCAACGCATCGCCGCGCCGCTTCTGGGCGTGATTCCGCATCTCACGTCGCGCGATGCGGCGCGCGCCGCCGATCACCTCGACGTGCGCACGCTGCTCGACACGCTTCATCTCAAGGACTGA
- the bioF gene encoding 8-amino-7-oxononanoate synthase yields the protein MNDTTQALYETLNQGLADIDARGLRRRRRIIDGANSAHMTVDGRAMIGFASNDYLGLAAHEAIRAALAEGAALYGAGSGGSHLLGGHSRAHARLEDDLAAFSGGFVDDPRALYFSTGYMANLAVLTTLAGRSTLVFSDALNHASLIDGVRLSRAQTQIYPHADLAALDAMLDASRDETATKLIVTDTVFSMDGDIAPLAGLVQLAEKYGAWLVVDDAHGFGVLGPQGRGALAHFALRSPHLVYVGTLGKAAGVAGAFVAAHATVIEWLVQRARPYIFTTAAPPAVAHAVSASIALIAGDEGDARRAHLATLVDTTRAMLKRTRWLPVDSQTAVQPLVIGGNDETLAIAAALDAHGLWVPAIRPPTVPSGTSRLRISLSAAHSREDLDRLDHALNTL from the coding sequence ATGAACGACACCACGCAGGCGCTCTACGAGACGCTGAATCAGGGTCTCGCCGATATCGACGCACGCGGCTTGCGCCGCCGTCGCAGGATCATCGACGGCGCGAATTCCGCGCATATGACCGTCGATGGCCGCGCGATGATCGGCTTCGCGAGCAACGACTATCTCGGCCTCGCCGCGCACGAAGCGATCCGCGCGGCGCTCGCCGAAGGCGCTGCGCTTTACGGCGCCGGCAGCGGCGGTTCGCATCTGCTCGGCGGTCATTCGCGCGCTCATGCCCGGCTCGAAGACGATCTGGCCGCGTTCTCGGGCGGCTTCGTCGACGATCCGCGCGCGCTCTACTTCAGCACCGGTTACATGGCGAATCTCGCCGTGCTCACCACGCTGGCCGGCCGCAGCACGCTCGTGTTCTCCGACGCGCTGAACCACGCTTCGCTGATCGACGGCGTGCGGCTTTCCCGCGCGCAAACGCAGATTTATCCGCATGCCGACCTCGCCGCGCTCGACGCCATGCTCGACGCCTCGCGCGACGAGACCGCGACGAAACTCATCGTCACCGACACGGTCTTCAGCATGGACGGCGACATTGCGCCGCTCGCGGGTCTCGTCCAACTGGCGGAGAAGTACGGCGCGTGGCTCGTCGTCGACGACGCGCACGGCTTCGGCGTGCTCGGCCCGCAAGGTCGCGGCGCGCTCGCGCACTTCGCGCTGCGCTCGCCGCATCTCGTCTATGTCGGCACGCTCGGCAAGGCGGCGGGCGTCGCGGGCGCGTTCGTCGCGGCGCATGCCACGGTCATCGAATGGCTCGTGCAGCGCGCGCGTCCGTATATCTTCACGACGGCCGCGCCGCCTGCGGTCGCGCATGCCGTGTCGGCGAGCATCGCGCTCATTGCGGGCGATGAAGGCGACGCGCGCCGCGCGCATCTCGCTACGCTCGTCGACACCACGCGCGCCATGCTCAAGCGCACGCGCTGGCTTCCGGTGGATTCGCAAACGGCCGTGCAGCCGCTCGTGATCGGCGGCAACGACGAGACGCTCGCCATCGCCGCCGCGCTCGACGCACACGGCCTTTGGGTGCCCGCCATTCGACCGCCGACGGTGCCGTCCGGCACGTCGCGCCTGCGCATTTCGCTTTCGGCCGCGCATAGTCGCGAAGACCTCGACCGTCTCGACCACGCTTTGAATACGCTATGA
- a CDS encoding adenosylmethionine--8-amino-7-oxononanoate transaminase, translating into MNTEANQDWVARSLAAVWHPCTQMKHHERMPLVPIARGKGAWLYDPAGNRYLDAISSWWVNLFGHANPDINRALKDQLDTLEHAMLAGCTHASAVELAERLSALTQKTLGHAFFASDGASAVEIALKMSFHFWRNRGQCEKREFACLANSYHGETIGALGVTDVALFKDAYDPLIRHAHVVASPAAAGVDAAIDAMRALFAERAAHLAAVIVEPLVQCAAGMAMYDASYLTRLRALCDEYGVHLIADEIAVGCGRTGTFFACEQAGVWPDFVCLSKGISGGYLPLSLVLTRDEIYAAFYDDDITRGFLHSHSYTGNPLACRAALATLDLFESANVLAENRRKSALLREAMQPLAKHARARNFRERGTIFAFDVDTDDAAFSRRFFANALQRELLMRPIGKTVYMMPPYILSDDELALLAQRTLDTLDATLAECAA; encoded by the coding sequence TTGAACACAGAAGCCAATCAAGACTGGGTCGCGCGTTCGCTCGCCGCCGTGTGGCACCCGTGTACCCAGATGAAGCATCACGAGCGCATGCCGCTCGTGCCGATCGCGCGCGGCAAGGGCGCGTGGCTCTACGATCCGGCGGGCAACCGCTATCTCGACGCCATCAGTTCGTGGTGGGTCAATCTCTTCGGCCACGCGAATCCCGACATCAACCGCGCGCTCAAGGATCAGCTCGACACGCTCGAACACGCGATGCTCGCGGGCTGCACGCACGCGAGCGCCGTCGAACTGGCGGAGCGTCTTTCCGCGCTCACGCAAAAGACGCTCGGCCATGCGTTCTTCGCCTCCGATGGCGCGTCGGCGGTCGAGATTGCGCTGAAGATGAGCTTTCACTTCTGGCGCAATCGCGGCCAGTGCGAGAAGCGCGAATTCGCGTGTCTCGCGAACAGTTACCACGGCGAGACCATCGGCGCGCTCGGCGTGACCGATGTCGCCCTTTTCAAGGACGCGTACGATCCGCTGATTCGCCACGCGCATGTAGTTGCCTCGCCGGCTGCGGCGGGCGTGGATGCAGCGATCGACGCGATGCGCGCGCTCTTCGCCGAACGCGCGGCGCATCTTGCCGCCGTGATCGTCGAGCCGCTCGTGCAGTGCGCGGCCGGCATGGCAATGTACGACGCGTCATATCTCACGCGCCTGCGCGCGCTCTGCGACGAGTATGGCGTGCATCTGATCGCCGATGAAATCGCGGTCGGCTGCGGGCGCACCGGCACCTTCTTCGCGTGCGAGCAGGCGGGCGTGTGGCCGGACTTCGTGTGCCTGTCGAAGGGCATCAGCGGCGGCTACCTGCCGCTTTCGCTCGTGCTCACGCGCGATGAAATCTACGCCGCTTTCTACGACGACGACATCACGCGCGGCTTTCTGCATTCGCACTCGTACACGGGCAATCCGCTCGCGTGCCGCGCGGCGCTCGCGACGCTCGACTTGTTCGAAAGCGCGAACGTGCTCGCAGAAAACCGCCGCAAGTCGGCGTTGCTGCGTGAAGCGATGCAGCCGCTCGCGAAGCACGCGCGCGCGCGCAACTTCCGCGAGCGCGGCACGATCTTCGCGTTCGATGTCGATACGGACGATGCCGCGTTCTCGCGCCGCTTCTTTGCCAACGCGTTGCAGCGCGAACTGCTGATGCGTCCCATCGGCAAGACGGTGTACATGATGCCGCCGTACATCCTCTCGGACGACGAACTCGCGCTGCTCGCGCAACGCACGCTCGATACGCTCGACGCCACGCTCGCGGAGTGCGCCGCATGA
- a CDS encoding dienelactone hydrolase family protein codes for MAIRTWLVGCSMACSLAASLVASVVHAEPIGGIRQSEGLSAPVFSQIPDALDARLPVVANGLNETVIEVPEDDIALETTVFKPDGAGPFPMIVFNHGKLPGDSHAQPRNRPVALAREFVRHGYVVVVPNRRGFAGSGGDYAGHGCNVEANGFAQARDVAATVEYMSAQPYVDKTHIVVAGTSHGGLTTIAYGARDALAAPGVRGLINFSGGLRQDECAGWQKNLVDAFGAYGENVRLPSLWLYGDNDSVWPGDLASQMYTAFVSHGARSNMVDFGTYKNDAHRLVGDRDGVQIWWPRVKAFLAQVGMPTSVQYQVAEPHAPNATDFASLDAVQSVPFVDEAGRAGYRNFLSQYSSRAFAVSDSGAWSWAEGGDDPMAVAIAGCQKQSSDPCRLYAVDNAVVWKNNSADTQTASR; via the coding sequence ATGGCGATCAGAACCTGGTTGGTCGGATGCAGCATGGCATGCTCGCTCGCGGCGTCGTTGGTCGCGTCCGTCGTGCACGCCGAACCGATCGGCGGCATCCGCCAATCCGAAGGGCTTTCGGCGCCCGTCTTCAGCCAGATTCCGGATGCGCTCGACGCGCGACTGCCGGTCGTCGCGAATGGCCTGAACGAAACGGTCATCGAGGTGCCGGAAGACGACATCGCGCTCGAAACCACCGTCTTCAAACCGGACGGCGCGGGCCCGTTCCCGATGATCGTGTTCAATCACGGCAAGCTCCCCGGCGATTCGCACGCCCAGCCGCGCAACCGGCCGGTCGCGCTCGCGCGTGAGTTCGTGCGTCACGGTTATGTCGTCGTCGTGCCGAACCGCCGCGGCTTCGCGGGCTCCGGCGGCGACTACGCGGGCCACGGCTGCAACGTCGAAGCCAACGGTTTTGCGCAGGCGCGCGATGTCGCCGCGACCGTCGAGTACATGAGCGCGCAGCCTTACGTCGACAAGACGCATATTGTCGTCGCGGGCACGTCGCACGGCGGGCTGACGACCATCGCCTACGGCGCGCGCGATGCGCTCGCCGCGCCGGGCGTGCGCGGTCTCATCAATTTCTCGGGCGGCTTGCGGCAGGACGAATGCGCGGGCTGGCAGAAGAATCTCGTCGATGCCTTCGGCGCGTATGGCGAGAACGTCCGCCTGCCGTCGCTGTGGCTGTACGGCGATAACGATTCGGTCTGGCCGGGCGATCTCGCGTCGCAGATGTACACGGCGTTCGTCTCGCACGGCGCGCGATCGAACATGGTCGACTTCGGCACCTACAAGAACGACGCGCACCGGCTCGTCGGCGATCGCGACGGCGTGCAGATCTGGTGGCCGCGCGTGAAGGCGTTCCTCGCGCAAGTCGGCATGCCGACCTCCGTGCAGTATCAGGTCGCCGAGCCGCACGCGCCGAACGCCACGGATTTCGCGAGCCTCGACGCCGTGCAGTCGGTTCCGTTCGTCGATGAAGCCGGCCGCGCCGGGTATCGCAATTTCCTGAGCCAGTATTCGAGCCGCGCGTTCGCCGTGTCCGACTCGGGCGCGTGGTCGTGGGCCGAAGGCGGCGACGATCCGATGGCCGTGGCCATTGCCGGCTGCCAGAAGCAGAGCAGCGATCCGTGCCGCCTCTACGCGGTCGATAACGCGGTGGTCTGGAAGAACAACAGCGCGGACACGCAGACGGCCTCGCGCTGA
- a CDS encoding YchJ family protein: MTPVECPCGGAAPSRRPDARAPRYADCCGRFIEGGAFPANAMELMRSRYTAYVLGDTAYLRATWDAKTCPPDLDASGDGTRWLGLQIKRHAVIDGNHEEVEFVARYKVGGRAHRLHEASRFTRNAESHWIYIDGDIVEK; encoded by the coding sequence ATGACGCCGGTCGAGTGTCCGTGCGGCGGCGCAGCGCCGTCGCGGCGCCCGGACGCGCGCGCGCCGCGCTATGCGGACTGCTGCGGCCGCTTCATCGAAGGCGGCGCTTTTCCGGCGAACGCGATGGAACTCATGCGCTCGCGCTACACCGCCTATGTGCTCGGCGACACCGCCTATCTGCGCGCGACATGGGACGCGAAAACCTGTCCGCCCGATCTCGACGCTTCCGGCGACGGCACGCGCTGGCTCGGCTTGCAGATCAAACGGCACGCGGTCATCGACGGCAATCACGAAGAAGTCGAATTCGTCGCGCGATATAAAGTCGGCGGGCGCGCGCATCGGCTGCACGAAGCGAGCCGTTTCACGCGTAACGCCGAAAGCCACTGGATTTATATCGACGGCGACATCGTCGAAAAGTAA
- a CDS encoding glutathione S-transferase family protein: MTYHVHGVSASGNCYKVRLALEQLKLPYVWHEVDMMHGATRTDAFRKLNPNGKVPVLVIDETTTLSESDAILCYLAEGSALLPNDRLERAQVLQWMFFEQYSHEPYVAVARFIREFLKQLDDPRLPEKTAGSYRALDVMEQHLASRTFLVGERYTVADIALYAYTHVADEAGLDLSRYPAIRAWLDRVRNQPGHVEMPGVDA, from the coding sequence ATGACTTATCACGTGCACGGCGTGTCGGCGTCCGGCAACTGCTACAAGGTGCGGCTCGCGCTCGAACAACTGAAGTTGCCCTATGTCTGGCACGAAGTGGACATGATGCACGGCGCGACGCGCACCGACGCCTTCCGCAAGCTGAACCCGAACGGCAAGGTGCCCGTGCTCGTCATCGACGAAACGACGACGCTCTCTGAATCCGACGCCATTCTCTGCTATCTCGCCGAAGGCTCCGCGCTGCTTCCCAACGACCGCCTCGAACGCGCGCAAGTGCTGCAATGGATGTTCTTCGAGCAGTACAGCCACGAGCCGTATGTCGCGGTGGCGCGCTTCATCCGCGAGTTTCTGAAACAGCTGGACGATCCGCGTCTGCCCGAGAAGACTGCCGGTTCGTATCGCGCGCTCGACGTGATGGAGCAGCATCTCGCGTCGCGCACGTTCCTTGTCGGCGAGCGCTACACGGTGGCCGACATCGCGCTCTACGCCTACACGCATGTGGCCGACGAAGCGGGTCTCGATCTGTCGCGCTATCCGGCCATTCGCGCGTGGCTGGATCGCGTGCGCAATCAGCCGGGCCATGTCGAGATGCCGGGAGTCGATGCATGA